In the Rhinoderma darwinii isolate aRhiDar2 chromosome 13, aRhiDar2.hap1, whole genome shotgun sequence genome, one interval contains:
- the PTK6 gene encoding protein-tyrosine kinase 6, with protein sequence MSHPTYRYVSQWDFKGSTRQELSFKAGDHFQALDRSGDWWLVEKLRADGSRTGEKGFVPNNYMAEEGTVEEQPWFFRDLSRTEAVNLLLKRGNTTGSFLIRVSDKQGFVYALSARSQNSVKHFRILQDEQGEYHLNASNFFVDLNKLIEFYKVKPLAKGLLLTSPCVKDEPTDTDLNPLPVDEWERPREEFELAQKLGSGNFSQVYEGYWLGRVKVRVAIKTINQDVTNQETFVRETTFLKTLRHRNLLSLYAVCSVGNPFYIITELLAKGDLLKFLQGSEGEELNLDALLDIAGQIVDGMHYLETKNCVHRDLAARNVLIGQNNICKIADFGLARFIKDDMYVSRSKEIPYKWTAPEALAYGRYTLKSDVWSFGILLYEIMSRGIIPYPGIQNSELLCYLKQGHRMAAPQNCSDKVYNVMLDCWMENPQKRPTFNDLKINIDNLANYEPSEESIKPPKSKGWIKKLRKPVI encoded by the exons ATGAGCCATCCAACCTATaggtatgtaagtcaatgggactTTAAAGGTTCTACCCGTCAAGAGTTGAGTTTCAAAGCTGGCGATCATTTCCAGGCTCTAGACAGGAGTGGGGACTGGTGGCTGGTGGAAAAACTCAGAGCAGATGGCAGCAGGACTGGCGAGAAGGGATTCGTACCAAATAATTACATGGCAGAAGAAGGAACGGTGGAAGAACAGCC ATGGTTTTTCAGAGACCTGTCACGGACAGAGGCTGTAAATCTCCTGTTGAAAAGAGGAAATACGACTGGATCCTTTCTGATTCGCGTTAGTGACAAGCAAGGCTTTGTGTACGCTCTATCAG CGCGCTCTCAGAACTCCGTAAAACACTTCAGGATCCTTCAGGATGAACAGGGGGAATATCACTTGAATGCCTCAAATTTCTTTGTGGATTTGAATAAATTAATTGAATTCTACAAAGTGAAGCCCTTAGCAAAGGGTCTGCTCCTGACATCTCCTTGTGTGAAG GATGAGCCCACGGATACTGATCTGAACCCACTTCCGGTTGATGAGTGGGAGAGACCCAGGGAGGAATTCGAACTGGCACAGAAGCTGGGATCAGGGAACTTTTCTCAAGTCTATGAAGGGTACTGGCTTGGCAGAGTCAAAGTTAGGGTGGCAATTAAGACCATTAATCAAG ATGTAACAAATCAGGAAACCTTTGTGAGGGAAACAACATTTCTGAAGACCCTTCGGCATCGTAACCTGTTATCCCTGTATGCTGTGTGTTCAGTGGGAAACCCCTTTTACATCATCACTGAGCTTCTGGCCAAGGGGGATCTGCTTAAATTTCTTCAAG GTAGTGAGGGGGAGGAGCTAAATTTGGACGCGCTCCTGGATATTGCGGGGCAGATAGTGGACGGGATGCATTACCTAGAGACAAAAAATTGTGTCCATCGTGACTTGGCCGCCAGAAATGTCCTCATTGGACAGAACAACATCTGCAAGATCGCAGACTTTGGCTTAGCAAGGTTCATTAAG GATGACATGTATGTATCACGCTCCAAGGAAATACCTTATAAATGGACGGCGCCCGAGGCACTGGCGTATGGTCGGTACACCCTCAAGTCAGATGTTTGGTCTTTTGGTATTTTATTATATGAGATAATGTCCCGAGGGATAATCCCATACCCAG GTATTCAAAACTCAGAATTACTTTGTTACCTCAAACAAGGCCACCGCATGGCAGCTCCACAAAACTGCTCCGATAAGGTCTACAACGTAATGTTGGATTGTTGGATGGAAAATCCACAAAAGAGGCCGACATTTAACGACTTGAAGATAAATATAGACAACCTAGCCAATTATGAGCCCTCAGAAGAATCCATCAAACCTCCTAAGTCAAAAGGATGGATAAAAAAGCTGAGGAAGCCAGTCATCTAA